Below is a genomic region from Microbacterium sp. LWO12-1.2.
AGCGGCCCCCCTTCTCGGTGATCGACGCACAGACGGATGCCACCGAGCCGCTGTACGGGGAAGATGTGGATCTGCTCGTGTGGCCGGAGGGATCACTCGACACCGATCCGTTCCAGAACGAGACGTTGGCCAGACGCATGACGCTCATCACCACGCGGATCGATGCCCCACTGCTGGCGAACGCCGCCACGGGACGGGGCGGCCGCTACTACAACACCTCGATGCTGTGGACAGATGCCGGGGGAGCCACTCAGCTCCACGACAAGCGGCATCCCGTGCCGTTCGGGGAGTACGTGCCGGACCGGCCGTTCTTCAACGCGCTCGCGCCCGATCTGATCGGGCTCATCCAACGCGAGTACACGCCCGGTGAGAACCCACCGGTCATCGACATCGAGGGTGTCGGGGTCGGGCTCGCGATCTGCTTCGACGTGATCTACGACGACGTCATCACCGAGAGCATGAACGCGGGCGCGCAGGTGCTTGTCTTCCAGACGAACAATGCCGACTTCCGCGGCACCGACGAGAACCTGCAACAGCTGGCCTTCGCGCGCATGAGGGCGATCGAGACGGGACGCAGCGTGGTCAACGTGTCGACGGTCGGCACGAGCCAGATCATCCGGCCGGACGGCACGACTGTCACGAGCCTGGATGCAGGAGAGGCCGGGGCGATGCTCGAGGATGTCGAGCTCCGCTCCGGCCTCACGGCTGGTGTCGTGCTGGGCCCCTGGGTGCAGCAGCTGCTGCTCTGGGGCGGGCTGGGCGCCCTCCTCATCGGATGGTGGCGCGCCCGGACGCGTTAGGCGCCGATCTTCTCCCTGGTCGGGTCCTCGCCGGCGCCGCGGCGGGCTCGGATAAACGCGAGGCGCTCTTCCAGGAGCTCTTCGAGCTCGGCACGGGTGCGACGCTCCAGGAGCATGTCCCAGTGCGTACGTGCGGCTTTCTCATCCGTGACCTCGAGGGTCACGGCATGGCCGTCGATGTTCAGTCGGGCGTCGGCTCCGCAGGACCGGCATTCCCAGGTCTGGGGCGGCTCCGCGTCTGCCGAGAACATCAGGTTGGTCACGTGACCGCATGTGTCACAGGTGTAAGTGGTCTCGCGGCGCTCCATGAAAACGACGCCCTCTTCGCTCTGTAGGCTCTGGGCGCCGAGTCGGATGCCGCGCAGGCTGCGATCTGCCATTTTGTGGTCCTCTCGTCGCTGTCAGGTATAACGCTCCAGCCTGTGCGCTTCATCCACGTCCCCGCAATCTCGGCGGGATTCACAGCGGAATCCCAGCGCGGGGAGTTATGAGCGGCGTGGCGGATCCTGACGGGAGAGTGTGCTGATCGCGACGTCGGAGCGGTCCGAGACGATCCCGTCCACGCCCGCATCGACGAGTCTCTGCATCGTGGCTTCGTCGTTAATCGTCCAGACATGAACCTCCACGCCCTGCCGGTGTGCGGCACGCACGAGCGAGGGAGTGAGGATGCGCAGGGCGCCGTGCCTCTCCGGGATCTGCAGCGCGTCGACGTCACGCAGCGCGGTGGCGGGGGAGAGGCGCACGGCGGAGAGTCCGCGCACGGAGGCGATCGTCCTGCTGCCTGCGGACGTCGCCGGGCGGAGGGACGCTCCCGCGCGCAGCACTGACGCGATCGTGGCGCGGCGCCGGACGTCGGAGAAGCTGGTGACGAGCACCCGATGCGTGTGGTCGACGAGGACGGGTCCGAGCGGGGCGACCGCCGCATCTGTCTTCACGTCGATGTTGAAGCGGGCCTCCGGAAACAGCTGCAGCGCCTCCGCGACCGTCAGTAGCCCTCCGTGGTAAGCGAACAGCTTCTCGAGTTCCCGCGTGCGCACCTCGCGGACGGGGCGCGGGTCGCCAGTCAGGCGTTCGAGAGTCGCGTCATGGAAGAGCACCACGTCGCCGTCGGCGCTGACCTGACAGTCGGTCTCGATGAAGTCCGCTCCGGCGGCATGGGCAGCGGCGAAGGCAGCGGCGGAGTTCTCCCAGACGCCGGAGTCCTCGCCCGCCGCGGTCACGAGGCCGCGGTGAGCGAGGACTCGGGGGTACCGTGCCTTCTCGAAGTACGGGTGGGTCACACGCCGGGAGGGGTGTTCGTCGGACCCTGCCCTGGCTTCGGGGTGAAGGCGCTCCCGATTCCCTTCAGCGCCTCGGTCAGCTCGCTCGGGATGATCCAGAGCTTGTTCGACTGGCCTTCGCTGATCTTCGGCAGCATCTGCAGGTACTGGTAG
It encodes:
- the lnt gene encoding apolipoprotein N-acyltransferase, which produces MSESRALPRPLLPLWAAVIAAALSGLLMYLAYPGAAVWIFAFPATALLLLALIGRRFGGALLVGLVYGILFFALLVSWTSRYLGPVPWAALSVLEGALTAFALVPIALAYRWLPRAFPGTAGRLLLLPTVVAALWVGRELFVGSWPYGGFPWARIGMSQAQSPLAPVSSWLGVSGLGFLMVLLVAIAIEVARLRLWRRPLPLLVPAALVAVLVLTPAFPTAVSGSMRIAAVQGNGPTGYFDERPPFSVIDAQTDATEPLYGEDVDLLVWPEGSLDTDPFQNETLARRMTLITTRIDAPLLANAATGRGGRYYNTSMLWTDAGGATQLHDKRHPVPFGEYVPDRPFFNALAPDLIGLIQREYTPGENPPVIDIEGVGVGLAICFDVIYDDVITESMNAGAQVLVFQTNNADFRGTDENLQQLAFARMRAIETGRSVVNVSTVGTSQIIRPDGTTVTSLDAGEAGAMLEDVELRSGLTAGVVLGPWVQQLLLWGGLGALLIGWWRARTR
- a CDS encoding RNA polymerase-binding protein RbpA; translated protein: MADRSLRGIRLGAQSLQSEEGVVFMERRETTYTCDTCGHVTNLMFSADAEPPQTWECRSCGADARLNIDGHAVTLEVTDEKAARTHWDMLLERRTRAELEELLEERLAFIRARRGAGEDPTREKIGA
- a CDS encoding glycerophosphodiester phosphodiesterase family protein, with translation MTHPYFEKARYPRVLAHRGLVTAAGEDSGVWENSAAAFAAAHAAGADFIETDCQVSADGDVVLFHDATLERLTGDPRPVREVRTRELEKLFAYHGGLLTVAEALQLFPEARFNIDVKTDAAVAPLGPVLVDHTHRVLVTSFSDVRRRATIASVLRAGASLRPATSAGSRTIASVRGLSAVRLSPATALRDVDALQIPERHGALRILTPSLVRAAHRQGVEVHVWTINDEATMQRLVDAGVDGIVSDRSDVAISTLSRQDPPRRS